The following proteins are co-located in the Chryseobacterium daecheongense genome:
- a CDS encoding DUF3667 domain-containing protein — protein MNCGYTISGEFCAHCGQKTDTTRITHISLIKNDILGSIWHVETRFFKTIKSILFRPGKTAMDYIAGKRIRYYNFISLLLILFSFNVLTLHFYEKFATKEAIPESSEVRTFFARYSKTILFVIIPMLAVNAFFIFKKVKLNLGEHFILGTVSLLGILVIFLLDDIVSFMGLWKPLSKITDIADKILFVLFILFPAITYWNAFKKSYSKPGLMVRVSILYVVMGIESLAIIAVLYKIF, from the coding sequence TTGAACTGCGGTTATACAATCTCCGGTGAGTTTTGTGCTCATTGCGGACAGAAGACCGACACAACAAGAATAACTCATATCTCACTTATTAAAAATGACATCTTAGGATCCATCTGGCATGTAGAAACCCGTTTTTTCAAAACAATAAAGAGTATTTTGTTTCGGCCCGGGAAAACAGCAATGGATTATATAGCAGGAAAAAGAATCAGATATTACAACTTTATTTCGTTGTTGCTGATTCTTTTTAGCTTTAATGTCCTGACCTTACATTTTTACGAAAAATTTGCAACGAAAGAAGCAATTCCTGAATCTTCTGAAGTAAGAACTTTTTTTGCGAGATACTCCAAAACAATCCTCTTTGTTATTATCCCAATGCTCGCAGTTAACGCTTTTTTTATTTTTAAAAAGGTAAAATTGAATCTTGGTGAGCATTTTATCCTTGGAACAGTAAGTCTTTTAGGAATTTTAGTTATATTTTTGCTAGATGATATCGTAAGTTTTATGGGTTTATGGAAGCCTTTATCAAAAATTACTGATATTGCTGATAAAATTTTATTCGTTCTTTTTATTCTCTTTCCTGCAATCACTTATTGGAATGCTTTTAAAAAATCATACTCAAAACCAGGTTTAATGGTGAGAGTATCAATTCTTTATGTGGTAATGGGAATAGAAAGTCTTGCAATAATTGCAGTTTTATATAAAATATTTTAA
- a CDS encoding glycosyltransferase family 2 protein, producing the protein MNLSIIIPLLNEEDSLEELFSRIDLVCATNNLSYEIWFVDDGSTDLSWSIIENLKVQHPQIHGIKFSRNYGKSQALHAAFERAHGDVIITMDADLQDFPEEIPDLYKMVVEDNYDIVSGWKKKRFDNVMTKNVPSKLFNAAARKVSGVELHDFNCGLKAYKKQVVKSIDVYGDMHRYIPVLAANAGFKRITEKEVRHQARPYGTSKFGTERFIRGFLDLVTLWFVSRFGGRPMHFFGAVGTTMFIFGFLSAFWLGVSKLIDVSRGIYGHLITNNPWFFIALTMMIMGTLLFIAGFLGEMIIRTNREHKNYNIDEVI; encoded by the coding sequence ATGAACTTATCTATAATTATTCCGCTACTTAATGAAGAAGACTCTCTTGAAGAGCTGTTTTCAAGGATTGATCTGGTTTGCGCAACGAACAATTTATCCTATGAAATCTGGTTTGTAGATGATGGAAGTACGGATTTGTCCTGGAGCATTATCGAAAATCTGAAGGTACAGCATCCACAGATTCATGGAATTAAATTTTCCAGAAATTATGGGAAATCCCAGGCATTGCATGCAGCGTTTGAACGAGCACACGGAGATGTGATCATTACAATGGATGCTGATTTACAGGATTTTCCTGAAGAGATTCCTGATCTTTATAAAATGGTCGTTGAAGATAATTACGACATTGTTTCAGGGTGGAAAAAGAAACGCTTTGACAATGTAATGACCAAAAATGTTCCGTCTAAACTTTTCAATGCTGCTGCTAGAAAAGTTTCAGGAGTGGAGCTGCACGATTTCAATTGTGGTTTGAAGGCATATAAAAAACAGGTCGTTAAATCTATTGATGTATATGGAGATATGCATCGATACATTCCGGTTCTGGCTGCGAATGCAGGATTCAAAAGGATTACGGAAAAAGAAGTCCGTCATCAGGCCCGGCCTTACGGGACTTCCAAATTTGGTACCGAAAGGTTTATCCGGGGATTTCTGGATTTAGTAACACTTTGGTTTGTAAGCCGTTTCGGAGGAAGACCTATGCATTTTTTTGGAGCGGTGGGAACCACTATGTTTATTTTTGGATTCCTTTCGGCATTTTGGCTGGGTGTTTCGAAATTAATTGATGTCTCCAGAGGAATTTACGGCCATCTGATTACCAATAATCCATGGTTCTTTATTGCTTTAACCATGATGATTATGGGAACATTGCTTTTTATTGCCGGCTTCTTAGGAGAAATGATCATCAGGACTAATAGAGAACATAAAAATTATAATATTGATGAAGTGATTTAA
- a CDS encoding DUF4199 domain-containing protein: MTKSPSTIGIILFIATMIVFFVAYYFFSGIHYFDTSLKINAFVLPVIYAGGAFWSVKSRWNTHKMGFREAFKRSFVPMFIGGILSIFSIYLFLNFVDKDAKKLLNYQYVERQKSELDSEYQSARKILKHQKDIDELDQKYKERSQSFSPQAVKGKDMLTASHFSGYFAAILIFYVVLSLFFGAFFRTKTIHQ; this comes from the coding sequence ATGACGAAAAGTCCATCCACTATAGGAATTATACTATTTATCGCTACAATGATTGTTTTTTTTGTAGCATACTACTTCTTCTCAGGAATTCATTATTTTGATACATCCCTCAAAATCAATGCTTTCGTATTGCCTGTTATTTATGCAGGAGGAGCATTCTGGTCTGTTAAATCACGTTGGAATACCCATAAAATGGGTTTCAGAGAAGCTTTCAAGAGATCTTTTGTGCCCATGTTTATTGGTGGAATTCTTTCCATATTTAGCATTTACCTGTTCCTGAATTTTGTTGATAAAGATGCTAAAAAACTGTTAAATTACCAGTATGTTGAAAGACAAAAATCTGAATTAGATTCTGAATATCAGTCTGCAAGAAAGATTTTGAAACATCAGAAAGACATTGATGAATTAGATCAAAAATACAAAGAGAGAAGTCAAAGCTTTTCTCCACAAGCTGTAAAAGGAAAAGATATGCTTACTGCAAGTCATTTTTCAGGATATTTTGCAGCAATTCTTATATTTTACGTAGTTTTGTCCCTGTTTTTCGGAGCGTTTTTCAGAACAAAAACGATTCATCAATAA
- a CDS encoding metal-dependent hydrolase, which translates to MKIQFLGQNCFLFTYKDKTILSDPFYNYKKAESGFDISAQKIDYILLTHAHGDHIADVAEVLEYHPEATVIGVPEVCGYFKAAKNKDDVNLGGSAKIDDLKISMVPAHHTSSFPDGSYGGVPVGYIFRLPEGKNIYLAGDTGVMADMELFPRLYGNIDLSILPIGSHYTMCPRKAAFAASELLKTPKVIGCHFDTFPAIEINHESALKHFSDKNVELVLPKLGEEFEF; encoded by the coding sequence ATGAAAATACAATTCTTAGGACAAAATTGTTTTTTGTTCACATACAAGGATAAGACTATTTTAAGTGATCCTTTTTATAATTATAAAAAAGCAGAGTCCGGATTTGATATTTCTGCCCAGAAAATCGATTATATCCTGCTGACCCACGCTCATGGTGATCATATAGCAGATGTGGCGGAAGTTTTGGAATATCATCCAGAAGCTACCGTTATCGGGGTGCCTGAAGTGTGTGGATACTTCAAGGCTGCAAAAAACAAAGATGATGTGAACTTAGGAGGATCGGCAAAAATCGACGATCTTAAAATTTCCATGGTTCCGGCTCACCATACTAGTTCTTTCCCTGATGGAAGCTATGGAGGTGTTCCTGTGGGATATATTTTCAGATTACCTGAAGGTAAGAATATTTATCTGGCAGGGGATACAGGGGTAATGGCAGATATGGAATTATTTCCAAGGCTTTACGGAAACATTGATTTGTCCATTTTACCAATTGGAAGCCATTATACAATGTGCCCGAGAAAAGCGGCCTTTGCAGCTTCTGAATTGCTAAAAACACCAAAAGTAATAGGATGTCATTTTGATACTTTCCCGGCTATTGAAATAAATCATGAAAGTGCTTTAAAACATTTTAGTGATAAAAATGTAGAGCTTGTTTTACCGAAATTGGGAGAGGAGTTTGAATTTTAA
- a CDS encoding SRPBCC family protein — protein sequence MSNSPAFVEAQMLIRKPVHEVFEAFINPELTTQFWFTKSSGRLEEGKTITWEWEMYGVKNNVTVHKIIPNHLIKTGWGDPSSNVDYEFKEMEKGTLVVIKSYGFTQTGEDLLKTINDNTGGFTTVLDGCKAYLEHGINLRLIEDKFPQK from the coding sequence ATGAGTAATTCTCCTGCATTCGTTGAAGCTCAAATGCTTATCAGAAAACCTGTTCATGAGGTGTTTGAAGCATTTATTAATCCTGAACTAACCACTCAATTTTGGTTTACGAAATCGAGCGGAAGACTTGAAGAAGGTAAAACAATTACCTGGGAATGGGAAATGTATGGAGTGAAAAATAATGTCACTGTTCATAAAATCATTCCCAATCATCTTATCAAAACAGGATGGGGTGATCCCTCATCTAATGTGGATTATGAATTCAAAGAAATGGAAAAAGGGACTTTGGTTGTGATTAAAAGCTATGGATTTACCCAGACAGGTGAAGATCTTTTAAAGACAATTAATGATAATACGGGTGGTTTTACGACAGTTTTAGACGGTTGTAAAGCATATCTGGAACATGGCATTAACCTCAGACTGATTGAAGATAAATTTCCCCAAAAATAA
- the menA gene encoding 1,4-dihydroxy-2-naphthoate octaprenyltransferase, producing MKDWIKAARLRTLPLSLSGIIMGSFIAKWKLYGEGGTWDWKIFALALLVTLLYQILSNYANDYGDGVKGTDAKRISEAESRAVASGKITAKQMKNAVILFSTLSFIATVVLLYVAFIPDYMNEFYIFIGLGVASILAAIGYTVGKKPYGYMGLGDVFVFIFFGLVSVCGSYFLFTKTFSWDILLPGTAVGMMSMAVLNLNNMRDIETDRLSGKNSFALRLGFRNAMIYEMILLQLPLILILIFLGINGFIQSQNYYVFIVMILLIPFAKLRRKIMSVKEPKELDQYLKQVGILTFTMAVLTAIGLNFFN from the coding sequence ATGAAAGATTGGATAAAAGCCGCAAGGCTAAGAACTTTACCGCTTTCTTTGAGCGGAATTATTATGGGTAGTTTCATTGCAAAATGGAAATTATACGGTGAAGGAGGGACCTGGGATTGGAAGATTTTTGCTTTAGCCCTGCTGGTAACCCTTCTTTATCAGATCTTATCAAACTATGCCAATGATTATGGTGACGGCGTAAAAGGGACAGATGCAAAAAGAATCAGTGAGGCCGAAAGTCGAGCAGTAGCTTCAGGAAAGATTACAGCAAAGCAAATGAAGAATGCAGTGATCTTATTTTCAACCTTGTCCTTTATAGCAACTGTTGTTTTGCTGTACGTTGCTTTTATTCCCGATTATATGAATGAGTTTTACATTTTTATAGGTCTGGGAGTTGCAAGTATTTTAGCGGCAATCGGCTATACTGTAGGTAAGAAACCTTACGGGTATATGGGATTGGGAGACGTTTTTGTATTTATCTTTTTTGGTTTGGTTTCTGTTTGCGGAAGTTATTTTCTGTTCACAAAAACATTCAGCTGGGATATCTTATTGCCGGGAACGGCAGTTGGAATGATGAGTATGGCTGTTTTAAATCTTAATAATATGAGGGATATTGAAACGGATCGATTATCTGGGAAGAACAGCTTTGCTTTAAGATTAGGTTTCAGGAATGCAATGATTTATGAGATGATCCTTTTGCAGCTTCCTCTGATTTTAATCCTTATCTTTTTAGGGATAAACGGTTTCATACAGTCGCAAAATTACTATGTATTCATTGTAATGATCCTGTTAATCCCGTTTGCTAAACTGAGAAGGAAAATAATGTCTGTAAAGGAGCCTAAAGAACTTGATCAGTATTTGAAACAAGTGGGTATCCTTACGTTTACTATGGCTGTACTGACAGCAATTGGACTTAATTTTTTTAACTAA
- a CDS encoding 1,4-dihydroxy-2-naphthoyl-CoA synthase — MIEWKTAKEYEDITYKKCNGVARIAFNRPEVRNAFRPKTTSELYDAFYDAYEDSSIGVVLLSGEGPSPKDGGWAFCSGGDQKARGHQGYVGEDGRHRLNILEVQRLIRFMPKVVIAVVPGWAVGGGHSLHVVCDLTLASKEHAIFKQTDADVTSFDGGYGSAYLAKMVGQKKAREIFFLGRNYSAQEALEMGMVNAVIPHEELEDTAYEWAQEILAKSPTSIRMLKFAMNLTDDGMVGQQVFAGEATRLAYMTEEAQEGRNAFLEKRKPDFGENQWIS, encoded by the coding sequence ATGATTGAGTGGAAAACCGCTAAAGAATACGAAGATATTACCTATAAAAAATGCAATGGTGTAGCTCGAATTGCTTTCAACAGACCGGAGGTTCGTAATGCTTTCAGACCTAAGACAACTTCAGAATTATATGATGCTTTTTATGACGCTTATGAAGACTCTTCAATAGGTGTTGTTTTGCTTTCAGGAGAAGGACCAAGTCCTAAAGACGGAGGATGGGCTTTCTGTAGTGGAGGAGACCAAAAAGCAAGAGGACATCAAGGGTATGTAGGTGAAGATGGAAGACATCGTCTGAATATCTTAGAAGTTCAGCGTTTAATCCGTTTTATGCCTAAGGTAGTAATTGCCGTTGTTCCGGGTTGGGCAGTAGGTGGAGGACATTCGCTTCATGTGGTTTGTGATCTCACGCTAGCTAGTAAGGAACATGCTATTTTCAAACAAACGGATGCTGACGTTACAAGCTTCGATGGTGGTTATGGTTCTGCATATCTTGCAAAAATGGTAGGCCAGAAAAAGGCCCGTGAAATTTTCTTTTTAGGAAGAAACTATTCTGCCCAGGAAGCTTTGGAGATGGGAATGGTGAATGCCGTTATTCCACATGAAGAATTAGAAGATACAGCTTATGAATGGGCACAGGAAATTTTAGCCAAATCTCCGACTTCCATCAGAATGCTGAAATTCGCAATGAACTTAACTGACGATGGAATGGTGGGACAACAGGTTTTTGCAGGAGAAGCTACCCGTTTGGCTTATATGACTGAAGAAGCTCAGGAAGGGAGAAATGCATTCCTGGAAAAAAGAAAACCTGACTTCGGGGAAAATCAATGGATATCATAA
- the gyrA gene encoding DNA gyrase subunit A codes for MQKEGERLIPINIVDEMKSSYIDYSMSVIVSRALPDVRDGLKPVHRRVLYGMYGLGVFSNRKYLKSARIVGDVLGKYHPHGDSSVYDAMVRMAQSWSLRYPQVDGQGNFGSMDGDPPAAMRYTEARLKKISDDVLADLDKETVDFQNNFDDSLQEPTVMPTKIPNLLVNGTSGIAVGMATNMAPHNLSESVNAIVAYIDNKEITIDELMQHIVAPDFPTGGIIYGYDGVRDAFHTGRGRVVLRAKVNFEEIGNRNAIIVTEIPYQVNKAEMIARTAELVKDEKIPGIYEIRDESDRNGLRIVYELKNDAIPNVVLNLLYKYTSLQTSFSVNNIALVHGRPEQLNLKDIIHHFVEHRHDVVIRRTQFELKKAKERAHILEGFMKVIGTQDSLDKAISIIRHSVNPQAAKEGLIQEFDLSEIQAQAILDLRLARLTGMELDKIRDEYDAIMKEILNLEDILANESRRFEIIKEELLEVKEKYGDERRTEIDYSGGEMSIEDIIPNEAVVLTISHAGYIKRTSLSEYKIQSRGGVGNRAATTRDEDFLEYIVSATNHQYMLFFTEKGRCYWLRVFEIPEGSKTAKGRAVQNLINIEPDDKIKAYIRTNDLKDAEYINQMSVVMITKNGTIKKTSLEAYSRPRVNGINAIEIRDNDQLLGAWLTNGTSQIMIATKNGKCIRFPEEKVREVGRGSIGVRGITMEDNDEVIGMIVVNDVENETVLVVSEKGYGKRTAVEDYRITNRGGKGVITLNITEKTGNLIAIQNVTDEDGLMIINKSGVAIRMNMDEMRVMGRNTQGVRMINLKKNDEIAAIAKVEMDKDVEEELEEGEEGAESTQSSDADANVTPQLENNSENEESADENGDSDSEE; via the coding sequence ATGCAAAAAGAAGGAGAAAGACTAATTCCTATCAACATTGTTGATGAAATGAAGTCATCTTATATCGATTATTCGATGTCGGTTATCGTTTCAAGGGCGTTACCTGACGTAAGAGATGGCTTAAAACCCGTTCATAGAAGAGTGCTTTATGGTATGTATGGATTAGGGGTTTTTTCTAATAGAAAATACTTAAAATCTGCGAGAATTGTTGGGGATGTTTTAGGTAAATATCACCCTCACGGAGACTCTTCTGTATACGATGCAATGGTAAGAATGGCGCAATCCTGGAGTTTACGTTATCCACAGGTTGATGGTCAGGGGAACTTCGGTTCAATGGATGGAGATCCACCTGCAGCAATGCGTTATACTGAGGCAAGATTGAAAAAAATCTCTGACGACGTTCTTGCTGATCTTGACAAAGAAACAGTTGATTTTCAGAATAACTTTGATGACAGCTTACAGGAACCTACTGTAATGCCTACTAAAATCCCTAATCTTTTAGTTAACGGAACTTCCGGTATTGCCGTAGGTATGGCAACCAACATGGCCCCGCATAACCTGTCTGAGTCTGTTAATGCTATTGTTGCTTACATCGATAATAAAGAAATTACCATAGATGAGCTGATGCAGCACATCGTTGCTCCGGATTTTCCAACAGGAGGAATTATTTATGGATACGATGGAGTAAGAGATGCATTCCATACAGGAAGAGGAAGGGTAGTTCTTAGAGCAAAAGTTAATTTCGAAGAGATAGGAAACAGAAATGCTATTATCGTAACTGAAATTCCATATCAGGTAAACAAAGCTGAAATGATTGCCCGGACAGCTGAGCTGGTTAAAGATGAGAAAATTCCAGGGATTTATGAGATAAGAGATGAGTCCGACAGAAACGGACTTCGTATTGTATATGAGCTGAAAAATGATGCGATTCCGAATGTTGTATTGAATTTATTATATAAATATACTTCACTTCAGACATCTTTCAGTGTCAACAATATTGCTTTGGTACACGGAAGACCGGAACAATTAAACTTAAAGGATATTATCCATCACTTTGTAGAGCACAGACATGATGTTGTTATAAGAAGAACTCAGTTTGAGCTTAAGAAAGCCAAAGAAAGAGCACATATCCTTGAAGGATTCATGAAGGTGATCGGTACGCAGGACTCTCTGGATAAGGCAATTTCTATAATCCGTCACAGTGTAAACCCACAGGCTGCTAAGGAAGGATTGATTCAGGAGTTTGATCTTTCTGAAATCCAGGCCCAGGCAATTCTTGATCTGCGTTTGGCTCGTTTAACGGGAATGGAACTGGATAAGATCCGTGATGAGTATGACGCGATCATGAAAGAAATTCTGAATTTAGAAGATATCCTTGCTAACGAAAGCAGAAGGTTTGAAATCATTAAAGAGGAATTACTTGAAGTAAAAGAAAAATATGGTGATGAAAGAAGAACTGAAATCGATTATTCAGGAGGTGAAATGTCAATTGAAGACATTATTCCTAATGAAGCGGTAGTTCTTACTATTTCTCACGCAGGATATATCAAGAGGACTTCCCTGTCAGAATATAAGATCCAGAGTAGGGGTGGTGTAGGAAACAGAGCGGCAACAACAAGAGATGAAGATTTCCTTGAATATATTGTTTCTGCGACCAATCACCAGTATATGTTGTTCTTTACAGAAAAAGGAAGATGTTATTGGTTAAGGGTATTTGAAATCCCTGAAGGTTCTAAAACGGCAAAAGGAAGAGCTGTACAAAACCTTATCAATATCGAACCGGATGATAAGATCAAAGCATATATCAGAACCAATGATCTGAAAGATGCTGAATACATCAATCAGATGAGTGTGGTTATGATCACTAAGAACGGTACGATCAAGAAGACATCTCTTGAAGCTTATTCAAGACCAAGAGTTAATGGTATTAATGCTATTGAAATCAGAGACAATGACCAATTGTTAGGAGCATGGCTTACGAACGGAACTTCTCAGATTATGATTGCTACTAAAAATGGTAAATGTATCCGCTTCCCGGAAGAAAAAGTAAGAGAGGTAGGTAGAGGATCTATCGGGGTTCGTGGTATTACCATGGAAGATAATGACGAGGTAATTGGTATGATTGTTGTGAACGATGTAGAGAATGAAACCGTTTTAGTGGTTTCTGAAAAGGGTTATGGTAAAAGAACTGCTGTTGAAGATTACAGAATTACCAACAGAGGAGGAAAAGGAGTTATTACGCTAAACATTACCGAAAAAACAGGAAATCTTATTGCCATCCAGAATGTAACGGATGAAGATGGCTTGATGATCATCAATAAATCCGGTGTTGCTATTCGTATGAATATGGATGAAATGAGGGTTATGGGTAGAAATACACAAGGGGTTAGAATGATCAACCTTAAGAAAAATGATGAAATTGCGGCGATTGCAAAAGTGGAGATGGATAAGGATGTAGAAGAAGAGTTGGAGGAAGGAGAAGAAGGAGCAGAATCTACACAAAGCAGCGATGCAGATGCAAATGTAACACCACAATTAGAAAATAATTCGGAAAATGAAGAGTCTGCAGATGAAAACGGAGATTCAGATTCTGAAGAATAA
- a CDS encoding DUF4286 family protein has product MSLLSITFHCTKNNLEEWENYMDETLVLMTENLMDVNKYILSEIESDYIDEGKNYNLLLIFDNDELRTDFIESELLNIRERVEKQFGQEVMIFNTFLNPKKTRM; this is encoded by the coding sequence ATGAGCCTATTAAGTATAACTTTCCATTGCACAAAAAATAATCTTGAAGAGTGGGAAAATTATATGGATGAGACATTGGTTTTAATGACTGAAAATCTAATGGATGTAAACAAATATATTCTTTCTGAGATCGAAAGTGATTATATCGACGAAGGGAAGAATTATAATCTCTTGCTGATCTTTGATAATGATGAGCTTCGGACAGATTTTATCGAGAGTGAGCTCTTAAACATTAGAGAAAGAGTTGAAAAACAGTTCGGGCAAGAGGTCATGATATTCAATACTTTCTTGAACCCTAAAAAAACAAGAATGTAA